In Hymenobacter gelipurpurascens, one DNA window encodes the following:
- the hutI gene encoding imidazolonepropionase — translation MAYSLLIRHCGQLLTLAGGPPDRPLAGEDQRNWRIIPDGYVACEGDQIVAVGPMQELDRAQVTGGTAIVEAHGRVVMPGLVECHTHLVFGGNRAHEFQRKLKGEAYLDILASGGGILSTVRATRAASEEDLLRNALHHLAGFRHYGVTTVEAKSGYGLDRETELALVRAAGTAGHRQEVRVVRTFLGAHVVPPEFQGRAAEYLDFLASDVLPALHGVADFVDIFCEAGAFSVEQSRSYLQKAKAQGFRLKIHAEQLHDLGGCEMAAALGATSIDHCDYLTPEAAARIAHVSDGHTVAVLLPLVPLFLRQEKYAPGRQFIDAGLPVAVSTDFNPGSCPSKNLWLALAVACLKMGLTPLEAIAAVTLNAAWAIGQEQLCGSLEPGKRADILLLEVPTYQEIPYWLGENPVREVIIGGVRIERPE, via the coding sequence ATGGCCTACTCTCTCCTCATCCGACATTGTGGGCAGCTCTTAACCTTGGCGGGTGGTCCTCCAGATCGTCCGTTAGCCGGTGAAGACCAGCGTAATTGGCGCATAATTCCGGATGGCTACGTGGCCTGCGAAGGCGACCAGATTGTGGCCGTAGGCCCCATGCAGGAGCTGGACCGGGCGCAGGTAACGGGCGGCACCGCTATTGTAGAAGCCCACGGACGAGTGGTGATGCCGGGCCTGGTGGAGTGCCATACGCACCTGGTATTTGGCGGAAACCGAGCCCATGAGTTTCAGCGCAAGCTTAAAGGAGAGGCTTACCTCGATATTCTGGCCAGTGGCGGCGGTATCCTGAGCACCGTGCGCGCTACGCGGGCCGCTTCGGAAGAAGATCTGCTGCGCAATGCGTTGCACCATCTGGCCGGTTTTCGGCACTACGGCGTCACGACGGTAGAAGCCAAGAGCGGCTACGGCCTCGACCGCGAAACGGAGTTGGCCCTGGTACGCGCGGCGGGTACTGCCGGCCACCGCCAGGAGGTGCGCGTAGTGCGCACGTTTCTGGGCGCCCACGTAGTACCGCCAGAGTTCCAGGGCCGTGCTGCAGAGTATCTCGATTTTTTGGCTTCCGATGTGCTGCCGGCCCTGCACGGTGTAGCCGATTTCGTGGATATTTTCTGCGAGGCAGGCGCTTTCTCAGTAGAACAGTCGCGCAGTTATCTGCAGAAAGCCAAAGCCCAGGGCTTCCGGCTGAAAATCCACGCCGAGCAGCTCCACGACCTCGGCGGCTGCGAAATGGCGGCCGCGCTGGGCGCCACCAGCATTGACCACTGCGACTACCTGACGCCCGAAGCCGCCGCGCGTATTGCGCACGTGTCGGATGGGCACACCGTGGCCGTGCTCTTGCCCTTGGTGCCGCTTTTTCTGCGCCAGGAGAAATACGCGCCCGGCCGGCAGTTCATCGACGCCGGCCTGCCCGTAGCCGTCAGCACCGATTTCAACCCCGGTTCCTGCCCCAGCAAAAACCTGTGGCTGGCGCTAGCAGTAGCCTGCCTGAAAATGGGCCTGACGCCGCTGGAAGCCATTGCGGCCGTTACGCTCAATGCCGCCTGGGCCATTGGCCAGGAGCAGCTATGTGGCAGCCTGGAACCCGGCAAACGCGCCGATATTCTCCTGTTGGAGGTGCCCACGTATCAGGAAATCCCGTACTGGCTCGGCGAAAACCCGGTGCGCGAAGTAATTATTGGTGGCGTGCGCATAGAGCGGCCCGAGTAA
- a CDS encoding class I SAM-dependent methyltransferase, whose product MPESPEYLDLNRALWNAKTEHHLRSTFYDVAGFRAGQTSLKEIELALLGQVHGQRVLHLQCHFGQDTLSLARMGAEVTGMDLSDEAIVAARRLAEELQLSAQFVCCDLYSLPDHLPTEPGFDVVFTTYGVLGWLPDLDRWAAVVARYLKPGGRLILVEFHPVMWMFDNEFSQFQYSYFNRETIRETETGTYAERSAPITTISVSWNHELAEVLGSLLRQGLQLTDFQEYNYSPYNCFAHTVEVSPGQFQIAPLAGKLPMVYSVVAEKPRLA is encoded by the coding sequence ATGCCCGAATCCCCTGAATACCTCGACCTGAACCGTGCGCTCTGGAACGCCAAGACCGAGCATCATCTCCGCTCCACGTTCTACGATGTGGCCGGTTTTCGCGCCGGTCAGACCTCGCTGAAAGAGATTGAGCTGGCGTTGCTAGGCCAGGTGCACGGCCAGCGCGTGCTGCATCTGCAGTGCCATTTCGGGCAGGATACCCTTTCGCTGGCCCGAATGGGCGCCGAGGTGACGGGCATGGACTTATCCGACGAGGCCATTGTGGCTGCGCGCCGATTGGCAGAGGAACTGCAGTTGTCCGCGCAATTCGTGTGCTGCGACCTCTACAGCCTGCCCGACCATCTGCCCACCGAGCCCGGCTTCGATGTGGTGTTCACCACGTATGGGGTGCTGGGCTGGCTGCCCGACCTGGACCGCTGGGCCGCCGTGGTGGCGCGCTACCTGAAGCCGGGAGGACGCTTGATACTGGTAGAATTTCATCCGGTGATGTGGATGTTCGACAACGAGTTTTCGCAGTTTCAGTACAGCTACTTCAACCGCGAAACCATCCGGGAAACCGAGACCGGCACCTATGCCGAACGGTCGGCACCCATCACGACCATCTCCGTAAGCTGGAACCACGAGCTAGCCGAAGTGCTGGGGAGCTTACTCCGGCAGGGTTTGCAGCTGACTGATTTTCAGGAATATAATTACTCGCCCTATAACTGCTTTGCCCACACCGTAGAAGTATCGCCTGGTCAGTTTCAGATTGCGCCGCTGGCTGGCAAGCTACCCATGGTATATTCGGTGGTGGCCGAGAAACCCCGACTGGCCTAG
- a CDS encoding 2'-5' RNA ligase family protein — MLSPLSAPLILTLALNPEAQTLFNELREQHFPPERNYLQAHVTLFHHLPGPEQPTIEAELQRLTSTHPLLPLRVTGLRFLGRGVAYNLENPVLQQLHKQLQTTWAAWLTPQDQQRLKPHITVQNKVDPGVARALHQKLLAQFEPFEAVGTGLHLWAYRNGPWEKLREFPFSSETLNK, encoded by the coding sequence ATGCTTTCACCTCTCTCTGCTCCGCTTATTCTCACGCTGGCCCTCAACCCCGAAGCCCAGACACTATTCAACGAGTTGCGGGAGCAGCATTTCCCGCCCGAGCGCAACTATTTACAGGCCCACGTTACATTGTTTCATCATTTACCGGGCCCGGAGCAACCGACCATTGAAGCGGAGCTGCAACGCCTGACCAGCACCCACCCGCTGCTGCCGTTGCGGGTCACGGGCCTGCGCTTTCTGGGGCGCGGAGTGGCCTACAACCTCGAAAACCCGGTATTGCAGCAGTTGCATAAGCAGCTGCAAACTACCTGGGCCGCCTGGCTTACGCCCCAGGATCAGCAGCGCCTCAAGCCCCACATTACGGTCCAGAATAAGGTCGATCCGGGCGTGGCCCGCGCCCTTCATCAGAAGCTACTGGCGCAGTTCGAGCCATTTGAGGCCGTAGGTACTGGCCTACACCTCTGGGCCTACCGCAACGGGCCGTGGGAGAAGCTACGGGAGTTTCCGTTCAGCAGCGAAACGCTCAACAAGTAA
- a CDS encoding BLUF domain-containing protein gives MNIHQIVYISRFITLPTQEQLTELLVQARAKNHRLRITGILLYADGRVVQVLEGEEQVVRDLYALIRQDSRHHQVLTLVDMPVAGRQFPDWSMGFVAAMPEELRRITGYVDPENPLFPLPRARNASPALMQLLLNFVALHPVLA, from the coding sequence ATGAATATCCATCAGATTGTGTACATCAGCCGCTTCATCACGCTGCCCACCCAGGAGCAGCTGACGGAGTTGCTGGTGCAGGCCCGCGCCAAGAATCACCGTCTGCGAATTACCGGAATTCTGCTGTATGCCGATGGGCGCGTGGTGCAGGTGCTGGAAGGCGAGGAGCAAGTAGTACGCGACCTGTATGCCCTCATTCGCCAGGACTCCCGCCACCACCAAGTCCTGACGCTGGTGGATATGCCCGTGGCCGGCCGGCAGTTCCCTGATTGGAGCATGGGCTTTGTAGCGGCTATGCCCGAAGAGTTGCGCCGCATCACGGGCTACGTAGACCCCGAGAACCCCTTGTTCCCGTTGCCGCGCGCGCGCAATGCCAGTCCGGCCCTCATGCAACTCCTGCTCAACTTTGTGGCTCTCCATCCTGTGCTGGCCTAG
- the pncA gene encoding bifunctional nicotinamidase/pyrazinamidase: MRALLLIDIQNDFLPGGSLAVPGGEQILPLVNELQPQFELVVATQDWHPANHQSFASQHSGRQPFEQIDLHGLPQTLWPDHCVQTTPGAEFSAALDQHRIEAIFRKGTNPEIDSYSGFFDNGHRKSTGLADYLRGRGVQEVHLCGLAADFCVNFSALDALQEGFLVVFREEATRAISAEGYAQARQELQRRGAHMLSR; encoded by the coding sequence ATGCGCGCGCTGCTACTAATTGATATTCAGAATGATTTTTTGCCCGGCGGCTCCCTCGCAGTGCCCGGCGGCGAGCAGATTCTGCCTTTGGTAAATGAATTGCAGCCGCAGTTTGAGCTGGTAGTTGCTACCCAGGACTGGCACCCGGCCAACCACCAAAGCTTCGCCAGCCAGCATAGTGGCCGCCAGCCGTTCGAGCAAATTGACCTGCACGGCCTCCCGCAAACCCTCTGGCCCGACCACTGCGTGCAAACCACGCCCGGCGCCGAGTTCAGCGCGGCTCTGGATCAGCACCGCATTGAGGCCATCTTCCGCAAAGGCACCAATCCGGAAATCGACAGCTACAGCGGCTTCTTTGATAATGGCCACCGCAAAAGCACTGGCCTAGCCGATTACCTGCGCGGCCGAGGGGTGCAGGAAGTGCATCTGTGTGGCCTAGCCGCCGATTTCTGCGTGAACTTCTCCGCCCTCGATGCCCTGCAGGAAGGCTTTTTAGTGGTATTCCGGGAGGAGGCTACCCGGGCTATTTCGGCGGAAGGCTACGCGCAGGCCCGCCAGGAGCTGCAGCGGCGCGGCGCCCACATGCTGAGTCGCTAG
- a CDS encoding mechanosensitive ion channel family protein, whose translation MLEYFSDLPEQLRMWLQPIGVVLGSLLIGRLLKFIIFGILNAYNRRKPVLLAQSVARHLNAPSGWFFPVLVLSFLLLLTGLEARPLEVARRLVETALLITFAWGLVKTVDVIQDLVEDHYRLAEADNLRVRKLFTQLQFVKKLAVTLIIFVAVGLILMSFATVRKIGTGLLTSAGIASVIVGFAAQRSISNLLAGFQIAFTQPIRLDDVLVVEGEWGRVEEITFTYVVLRIWDERRLVLPLNYFIEKPFQNWTRSTSQLLGTVFLYTDYTVPVEIIRQELQRFVEGEPLWDRRVCVLQVTDSKERTLELRCLVSASNSSRAFDLRCAVREHLITFIQQHHPEALPKTRSVVDAQDRPFTLGTEAE comes from the coding sequence ATGCTCGAATATTTCTCTGACCTTCCTGAGCAGCTGCGCATGTGGCTGCAACCCATTGGCGTGGTGTTAGGAAGCCTGCTGATCGGCCGTCTGCTGAAATTCATCATCTTCGGTATCCTGAACGCATACAACCGGCGCAAACCCGTACTGCTGGCTCAGTCGGTGGCCCGGCACCTGAACGCGCCTAGCGGGTGGTTTTTTCCGGTACTGGTTCTATCGTTCCTGCTACTACTTACGGGTCTAGAAGCGCGCCCGCTGGAAGTGGCGCGCCGGCTGGTAGAAACCGCTCTGCTTATCACGTTTGCCTGGGGCCTGGTCAAGACCGTGGACGTGATTCAGGACCTGGTGGAAGACCATTACCGTCTGGCCGAAGCCGATAACCTGCGGGTGCGCAAGCTTTTCACCCAGCTGCAGTTCGTGAAGAAGCTGGCCGTTACGCTCATCATTTTTGTAGCCGTAGGCCTGATTCTGATGAGCTTCGCCACGGTGCGCAAAATCGGGACAGGCCTACTAACCTCCGCCGGTATTGCCAGCGTGATTGTGGGCTTTGCGGCCCAGCGCTCCATCAGCAACCTGCTGGCCGGCTTCCAGATTGCCTTCACGCAACCCATCCGGCTGGATGATGTGCTGGTGGTAGAAGGCGAATGGGGCCGCGTGGAGGAAATAACGTTTACGTATGTAGTGCTGCGCATTTGGGACGAGCGGCGCCTGGTACTGCCGCTTAATTACTTCATCGAGAAGCCCTTCCAGAACTGGACGCGCAGCACTTCCCAACTGCTGGGCACCGTGTTTCTGTACACCGATTATACGGTGCCCGTCGAAATCATCCGGCAGGAGCTGCAGCGCTTCGTAGAAGGCGAGCCGCTGTGGGACCGGCGCGTGTGCGTATTGCAGGTAACGGACTCTAAGGAACGAACCCTGGAGCTGCGCTGCCTGGTAAGCGCCAGCAATTCCAGCCGAGCCTTCGATTTGCGGTGCGCAGTGCGCGAGCATTTAATCACGTTCATTCAGCAACACCACCCCGAGGCGCTGCCCAAAACCCGGAGCGTAGTAGACGCCCAAGACCGGCCATTCACGCTGGGGACAGAAGCCGAATAA
- a CDS encoding GNAT family N-acetyltransferase encodes MIQLEYFTPTDFDQLIAWIDTPHLLMNWSGPMFNFPLTHDKLDWYVQDTNLLGESDVFIFKAIDAATGKVVGHISLGSISEKNSSARISRVFITPEARGQGFARQMLTQALGFGFEQLKLHRIDLGVYDFNKAAIAAYTKAGMHREGCSRDILFYQGEYWSLVEMSMLKHEWQAQQVVA; translated from the coding sequence ATGATCCAACTGGAATACTTCACGCCTACTGATTTCGATCAACTTATTGCCTGGATTGATACGCCCCATCTGCTCATGAACTGGTCGGGGCCGATGTTCAACTTCCCCCTCACTCACGACAAGCTCGACTGGTACGTGCAGGACACCAACCTGCTCGGCGAGTCGGATGTATTTATTTTTAAGGCCATTGATGCAGCCACGGGAAAGGTGGTCGGCCACATATCGTTGGGCAGCATCAGCGAGAAAAACAGCTCCGCACGCATCAGCCGGGTGTTTATCACGCCGGAAGCGCGGGGGCAGGGCTTTGCCCGTCAGATGCTCACACAGGCTCTGGGCTTCGGCTTCGAGCAACTCAAGCTGCACCGCATCGACCTGGGCGTGTATGATTTCAACAAAGCAGCTATTGCGGCCTACACCAAGGCCGGCATGCACCGGGAAGGCTGCTCCCGCGACATTCTCTTCTACCAAGGGGAATACTGGAGCCTGGTAGAAATGAGCATGCTAAAGCACGAATGGCAAGCTCAACAAGTAGTGGCCTAG
- a CDS encoding spore photoproduct lyase family protein, with protein MINQTLELFDLPVLNPAPRPTPEPLTHNAKLWLPKRVLFTPDALKEPFGQQIYERVAAHGLPIEVLKSNRLTGLRGEDARETYRNAKSTLAVVKAPPGALRLQPTPPSADWQMNLAEGCPAHCQYCYLAGSLQGPPVVRVFANLPQLLENTATYEQASRQTSFEVSCYTDVLDIEHLTGSLVECIRYFGNREAAQLRFVTKYDHVEPLLTLPHNGHTRARISLNAEPVARRLEGGTASIEARLQALRKLALPQEQGGGGYPVGVVLAPIMQIPDWRQHYTALLDRIAKALDFKCDLTVEFITHRFTPGSRDVLQQWYPNTPLDFDESTRAIKRNKFGGVKYVYQPEDMRTLRQFFYEEWRQRFPNAPVQYWT; from the coding sequence ATGATCAATCAGACCCTGGAGCTCTTCGATTTACCCGTTTTGAACCCGGCGCCCCGGCCTACTCCGGAGCCGCTGACGCACAACGCCAAGCTGTGGCTGCCCAAGCGCGTGCTCTTCACGCCTGATGCGCTGAAGGAGCCTTTCGGCCAACAGATATATGAGCGCGTGGCCGCTCACGGATTGCCTATTGAAGTGCTCAAGAGCAACCGTCTGACTGGCCTACGGGGCGAAGATGCGCGCGAAACCTACCGCAACGCCAAAAGCACGCTGGCCGTGGTGAAAGCGCCGCCCGGTGCGCTACGCCTGCAGCCTACTCCGCCCTCCGCCGACTGGCAAATGAACCTGGCGGAAGGCTGTCCGGCGCATTGCCAGTATTGCTATCTGGCCGGCAGCCTGCAGGGGCCACCCGTAGTGCGGGTATTTGCCAATCTGCCGCAGCTGCTCGAAAACACGGCTACGTATGAGCAGGCGAGCCGCCAGACGAGCTTCGAAGTGAGTTGCTATACCGATGTATTGGACATTGAGCACCTTACGGGGAGCTTGGTCGAGTGCATACGATATTTTGGGAACCGGGAAGCGGCTCAGCTGCGGTTTGTAACGAAGTACGACCACGTAGAACCTCTGCTGACGTTGCCGCACAACGGCCACACGCGCGCCCGCATCAGCCTGAATGCCGAGCCGGTAGCCCGGCGTCTGGAAGGCGGTACGGCCTCCATTGAGGCGCGCCTGCAAGCGCTGCGGAAGCTCGCGTTGCCGCAGGAGCAGGGTGGGGGCGGATACCCCGTTGGCGTGGTGCTGGCGCCCATCATGCAGATTCCCGACTGGCGCCAGCACTACACGGCTCTGCTCGACCGCATTGCCAAGGCGCTGGACTTCAAGTGTGACCTGACGGTGGAGTTTATCACGCACCGCTTCACACCCGGCTCTCGTGATGTGCTGCAGCAATGGTACCCAAATACGCCGCTGGATTTTGATGAGTCTACTCGCGCCATTAAGCGCAATAAGTTTGGGGGCGTGAAATACGTGTATCAGCCCGAGGATATGCGCACGCTACGGCAGTTCTTCTACGAAGAGTGGCGCCAAAGATTCCCCAACGCGCCCGTGCAGTACTGGACTTAA
- a CDS encoding SDR family oxidoreductase translates to MNLANNTVLITGGSTGIGLALAERFLRAGSQVVICGRRAEALEAAQRQLPGLHTYVCDVARPEEREDLFHWVQKEFPTLNVLINNAGIQQRLQLAEHDVSTDWAYYQNEIAINVEAPMHLALLFIQHLRQQQNPAIINVTSGLSFAPAAFAPIYSATKAALHSFTLSLRHQLTATPIRVLEIVPPAVNTDLGGPGLHTFGVPVDAFADSVLARLAAGEEEVGYGTSEEARKASREELDARFKLMNK, encoded by the coding sequence ATGAATCTGGCCAACAACACTGTATTGATAACCGGTGGTTCCACCGGAATAGGCCTGGCCCTGGCCGAACGTTTTTTACGGGCCGGCAGCCAAGTGGTAATCTGCGGACGCCGCGCGGAGGCACTGGAAGCTGCTCAGCGCCAACTGCCCGGCCTGCATACTTACGTGTGCGATGTAGCCCGGCCCGAGGAGCGCGAAGACCTGTTCCATTGGGTGCAGAAGGAATTTCCGACGCTGAACGTGCTCATCAATAATGCCGGCATTCAGCAGCGCCTGCAGCTAGCCGAGCACGATGTTTCTACCGATTGGGCGTATTACCAAAACGAAATTGCCATTAATGTAGAGGCGCCCATGCACTTGGCGTTGCTGTTTATTCAGCATTTGCGCCAGCAGCAGAATCCGGCTATCATCAACGTAACCTCGGGCTTATCGTTTGCGCCGGCAGCTTTCGCGCCCATTTACAGCGCTACCAAGGCAGCGCTCCATTCCTTTACGCTTTCTCTGCGCCACCAGCTGACCGCCACGCCTATCCGAGTGCTGGAAATAGTGCCGCCCGCCGTTAATACCGACCTCGGCGGACCTGGCCTACACACGTTTGGTGTGCCCGTTGATGCCTTCGCCGACTCGGTGCTGGCCCGCCTAGCGGCTGGCGAAGAGGAGGTTGGCTACGGCACTTCTGAAGAGGCCCGCAAAGCCTCGCGCGAAGAGCTGGATGCCCGTTTCAAGCTGATGAATAAGTAG
- a CDS encoding malate:quinone oxidoreductase, protein MSTTDSSAALSADVVLIGAGIMSATLGMMLKELQPDITIAIFERLDVAAAESSDAWNNAGTGHSAFCELNYTPEKPDGRIDISKAIAIAEQFEQSKQFWSYLVEKYQVTGVTRFINHIPHLSFVWGDKNVEFLRKRHAALTQSPLFKGMEYTENHAQMEQWMPLVMDGRDPQQPVAATRMDLGTDVNFGSLTRGMFTLLQQKPGVSFYFHHDVDKIKRKEDGRWGVKAKDLSTGETVKVRAPFVFIGAGGGSLPLLIKSGIPEGQGFGGFPVSGQWLKCVNPEVIAKHHAKVYGKASVGSPPMSVPHLDTRVINGKQELLFGPYAGFSTKFLKKGSYLDLPLSVKLSNMRPMIIAGLKNMPLTKYLINQVRQSPQDRLAALREYLPEARSEDWQLEIAGQRVQVIKKDEKQGGVLEFGTEVVAAADGSIAALLGASPGASTAVSIMIGLVKRCFPQFANTPEWEAKMREMIPSVGQSLNDNPALVEQLRAHTSAVLGLNEPAEAVAK, encoded by the coding sequence ATGAGTACTACCGATAGCTCCGCCGCCCTTTCTGCCGATGTGGTATTGATTGGGGCTGGCATTATGAGCGCCACTCTGGGCATGATGCTCAAAGAGCTGCAGCCCGACATTACCATCGCCATTTTCGAGCGCCTCGATGTGGCTGCCGCCGAAAGCTCCGATGCCTGGAACAACGCCGGCACCGGCCATTCTGCTTTCTGCGAGCTGAACTATACCCCCGAAAAGCCCGATGGCCGCATAGATATTTCCAAAGCCATTGCTATTGCCGAGCAGTTCGAGCAGTCGAAGCAGTTTTGGTCGTATCTGGTGGAGAAGTACCAAGTGACGGGCGTTACGCGCTTCATCAACCATATTCCGCACCTGAGCTTTGTGTGGGGCGATAAGAACGTGGAGTTTTTGCGCAAGCGCCACGCGGCCCTCACCCAGTCGCCCCTATTCAAGGGCATGGAGTACACCGAGAACCACGCCCAAATGGAGCAGTGGATGCCCCTTGTGATGGACGGCCGCGACCCGCAGCAGCCCGTAGCGGCCACGCGCATGGATCTGGGCACCGACGTAAACTTCGGTTCCCTGACCCGTGGCATGTTTACGCTGCTCCAGCAAAAGCCCGGCGTGTCGTTCTACTTCCACCACGATGTGGACAAGATCAAGCGCAAGGAAGATGGCCGCTGGGGTGTGAAGGCCAAAGACCTGAGCACCGGCGAGACCGTCAAAGTCAGGGCACCGTTCGTGTTTATTGGGGCCGGTGGCGGCTCGTTGCCGCTGCTCATCAAATCGGGCATTCCGGAAGGACAAGGTTTCGGCGGTTTCCCCGTGAGCGGGCAGTGGCTGAAGTGTGTGAACCCCGAGGTAATTGCCAAGCACCACGCTAAAGTGTATGGTAAGGCTTCGGTCGGCTCACCGCCCATGTCGGTACCGCACCTGGATACGCGCGTCATCAATGGTAAGCAAGAGCTACTATTTGGGCCTTATGCCGGCTTCAGCACCAAGTTTCTGAAGAAAGGCTCCTATCTCGATTTGCCGCTCTCAGTAAAGCTGAGCAACATGCGCCCCATGATTATTGCGGGCCTCAAGAACATGCCGCTCACCAAGTACCTGATTAACCAGGTGCGCCAGTCGCCCCAGGACCGCCTTGCGGCCCTGCGCGAGTATCTGCCCGAGGCGCGCTCCGAGGACTGGCAGTTGGAAATAGCCGGCCAGCGCGTGCAGGTCATCAAGAAAGACGAAAAGCAGGGCGGCGTGCTGGAATTCGGCACTGAAGTAGTAGCCGCCGCCGATGGTTCTATTGCAGCCCTGCTGGGTGCTTCACCGGGCGCTTCTACCGCCGTGAGCATCATGATTGGGCTTGTGAAGCGTTGTTTCCCGCAGTTCGCCAACACGCCCGAGTGGGAAGCAAAAATGCGCGAGATGATTCCGTCCGTAGGCCAGTCGCTGAACGATAACCCGGCCCTGGTAGAGCAGCTCCGCGCTCACACTAGTGCAGTGCTCGGTCTCAATGAGCCAGCTGAGGCAGTAGCAAAGTAG
- the ctlX gene encoding citrulline utilization hydrolase CtlX produces MQAAATVFLIRPVRFSFNAETAASNHFQQPLAGLTEQTVQQQAYAEFDGVVATLRAKGVQVLVFEDTPEPHTPDSIFPNNWLTLHPDGRAVLYPMCAPNRRLERRPDILAALGQSFAIREVLDLSGAEQEERFLEGTGSILFDHPNRVAYACLSPRTDAALFEEVCAQLAYRPVAFHAADLQGQAIYHTNVMMCIGAQFAVVCLESIWDAAERTAVVDSLAATGHEIVDISLAQVTRFAGNMLTLQPAEGQELLAMSQSAFDALTPAQRHTLGQYAELVPLAIPTIETIGGGSVRCMLAEVFLPEKVA; encoded by the coding sequence ATGCAAGCAGCAGCCACTGTTTTTCTTATTCGTCCGGTGCGATTTTCCTTTAATGCTGAAACGGCCGCATCCAACCACTTTCAGCAGCCACTCGCAGGCCTGACGGAGCAAACGGTGCAGCAACAGGCCTACGCCGAGTTCGATGGGGTTGTGGCTACGTTGCGGGCGAAAGGCGTGCAGGTGCTGGTATTTGAGGATACGCCCGAGCCTCATACGCCCGATTCGATCTTCCCCAACAACTGGCTCACGCTGCATCCCGATGGCCGCGCAGTACTTTATCCTATGTGTGCGCCCAACCGCCGACTGGAGCGCCGCCCCGATATTCTGGCGGCGCTAGGTCAGTCATTTGCCATTCGGGAAGTACTGGATTTATCGGGGGCAGAGCAGGAGGAACGGTTTCTGGAGGGTACGGGCAGCATCCTCTTCGATCATCCAAACCGAGTGGCCTACGCCTGCCTGTCGCCGCGCACGGATGCGGCGTTGTTCGAGGAGGTGTGCGCCCAACTGGCCTACCGGCCGGTTGCATTCCACGCCGCTGATCTACAAGGCCAGGCCATTTATCACACCAACGTCATGATGTGCATAGGCGCTCAGTTTGCAGTGGTATGTCTGGAAAGTATCTGGGACGCGGCAGAGCGCACCGCGGTGGTGGACTCTCTGGCGGCTACTGGCCACGAAATCGTAGATATTTCACTGGCGCAGGTAACGCGCTTTGCCGGCAATATGCTCACGCTGCAGCCTGCTGAGGGGCAGGAACTGCTGGCTATGTCGCAAAGCGCCTTCGATGCCCTTACGCCAGCGCAACGGCACACGCTAGGCCAGTACGCCGAACTGGTGCCGCTGGCTATTCCGACCATTGAAACCATTGGGGGCGGCAGCGTCCGGTGCATGCTTGCCGAAGTGTTTCTGCCGGAAAAGGTGGCCTAG